Proteins from a genomic interval of Streptomyces sp. Tu6071:
- a CDS encoding gamma-aminobutyraldehyde dehydrogenase, with protein MTTELRRLRNYINGEFRDAADGATTEVVNPATGEAYATAPLSRAVDVDAAMDAAAAAFPAWRDATPAERQRALLKIADAFEERAEELIAAEVENTGKPVGLTRSEEIPPMVDQIRFFAGAARMLDGRSAGEYMEGLTSFVRREPIGVCAQVAPWNYPMMMGVWKFAPALAAGNTVVLKPSDTTPASTVLMAEIIGSVLPDGVFNVVCGDRDTGRLMVEHDTPAMASITGSVRAGTEVAGSAAKDLKRVHLELGGKAPVVVFDDADLAKAVAGISEAGYFNAGQDCTAATRVLVHESVHDEFVTALAKAAAELRTAGPDDEDAFYGPLNNANQLAQVSGFIDRLPAHAKVETGGRRVGDKGYFYAPTVVSGLRQDDEIIQNEVFGPVITVQSFTDEAQALAYANGVEFALASSVWTKDHARAMRMSKSLDFGCVWINTHIPLVAEMPHGGFKKSGYGKDLSLYGFDDYTRVKHVMTSLD; from the coding sequence GTGACCACCGAACTGCGCCGACTGCGCAACTACATCAACGGCGAGTTCCGCGACGCCGCGGACGGCGCGACCACGGAGGTCGTGAACCCGGCCACCGGCGAGGCATATGCGACGGCGCCCCTGTCGCGCGCCGTCGACGTGGACGCCGCCATGGACGCCGCCGCCGCGGCCTTCCCCGCGTGGCGCGACGCGACGCCCGCGGAACGCCAGCGCGCGCTGCTGAAGATCGCCGACGCCTTCGAGGAGCGCGCCGAGGAACTCATCGCCGCCGAGGTCGAGAACACCGGCAAGCCGGTCGGGCTCACCCGCAGTGAGGAGATCCCGCCGATGGTGGACCAGATCCGCTTCTTCGCGGGCGCCGCGCGCATGCTCGACGGACGCTCGGCGGGCGAGTACATGGAGGGGCTCACCTCCTTCGTACGACGCGAGCCGATCGGCGTCTGCGCGCAGGTCGCGCCGTGGAACTACCCGATGATGATGGGCGTCTGGAAGTTCGCCCCGGCGCTCGCCGCGGGCAACACCGTCGTCCTCAAGCCCTCGGACACGACGCCCGCGTCGACCGTCCTGATGGCTGAGATCATCGGCTCCGTGCTGCCCGACGGCGTCTTCAACGTCGTGTGCGGCGACCGCGACACGGGGCGCCTCATGGTCGAGCACGACACGCCGGCCATGGCCTCCATCACCGGCTCCGTGCGCGCCGGTACGGAGGTCGCGGGCTCGGCGGCCAAGGACCTCAAGCGCGTCCACCTCGAACTGGGCGGCAAGGCTCCCGTCGTCGTCTTCGACGACGCCGATCTCGCGAAGGCCGTCGCGGGCATCTCCGAGGCCGGCTACTTCAACGCCGGGCAGGACTGCACCGCCGCGACCCGCGTCCTCGTGCACGAATCGGTGCACGACGAGTTCGTCACCGCGCTCGCCAAGGCCGCGGCCGAACTGCGCACCGCCGGACCCGACGACGAGGACGCCTTCTACGGGCCGCTCAACAACGCCAACCAGCTCGCCCAGGTCAGCGGCTTCATCGACCGGCTGCCCGCGCACGCCAAGGTCGAGACCGGCGGGCGCCGCGTCGGCGACAAGGGCTACTTCTACGCCCCGACCGTCGTCTCCGGCCTGCGCCAGGACGACGAGATCATCCAGAACGAGGTTTTCGGGCCCGTCATCACGGTCCAGTCCTTCACCGACGAGGCGCAGGCCCTCGCGTACGCGAACGGCGTCGAGTTCGCCCTCGCCTCGTCCGTCTGGACGAAGGACCACGCGCGCGCCATGCGGATGTCCAAGTCGCTCGACTTCGGCTGCGTGTGGATCAACACGCACATCCCGCTCGTCGCCGAGATGCCCCACGGCGGCTTCAAGAAGTCCGGGTACGGCAAGGACCTGTCGCTGTACGGGTTCGACGACTACACGCGCGTCAAGCACGTGATGACGTCGCTGGACTGA
- a CDS encoding adenosine deaminase, whose amino-acid sequence MNVSSELHTFIAGLPKAELHVHHVGSASPRIVAALAARHSDTRVPTAPEALADYFTFTDFAHFIEVYLSVVDLIRTPEDVRLLTFEVARDMARQNIRYAELTVTPYSSTRRGIDAHAFMEAIEDARHAAEKELNVALRWSFDIPGEAGLEAAEETAHLATELGPDGLISFGLGGPEIGVPRPQFKPYFDRARAAGLRSVPHAGETTGPETIWDALNELGAERIGHGTSAVQDPRLLAHLAEHRIPLEVCPTSNIATRAVADLSEHPVKQMVDAGVLVTINSDDPPMFGTDLNNEYAVAARLLGLDERGLAALAKNAVEASFLDAVGKARLHAEIDAYLAAWLAP is encoded by the coding sequence ATGAACGTCTCCAGCGAACTGCACACCTTCATCGCAGGTCTGCCCAAGGCCGAACTGCACGTGCACCACGTCGGCTCCGCCTCGCCGCGCATCGTCGCCGCGCTCGCGGCGCGCCACAGCGACACGCGGGTGCCCACGGCGCCGGAGGCGCTCGCGGACTACTTCACGTTCACGGACTTCGCGCACTTCATCGAGGTGTACCTCTCCGTCGTCGACCTCATCCGCACCCCCGAGGACGTCCGGCTGCTGACCTTCGAGGTCGCACGCGACATGGCGCGTCAGAACATCCGTTACGCGGAGCTGACCGTCACGCCGTACAGCTCGACGCGACGCGGCATCGACGCGCACGCCTTCATGGAGGCCATCGAGGACGCGCGCCACGCCGCGGAGAAGGAGTTGAACGTCGCGCTGCGCTGGTCCTTCGACATTCCCGGCGAGGCGGGGCTCGAAGCGGCGGAGGAGACGGCGCACCTCGCGACGGAGCTGGGCCCCGACGGGCTCATCAGCTTCGGTCTCGGGGGCCCGGAGATCGGGGTGCCGCGTCCGCAGTTCAAGCCGTACTTCGACCGCGCGCGGGCGGCGGGACTGCGCTCCGTGCCGCACGCGGGCGAGACGACCGGGCCCGAGACGATCTGGGACGCGCTCAACGAGCTGGGGGCCGAGCGCATCGGCCACGGAACGAGCGCCGTGCAGGACCCGCGGCTCCTCGCGCACCTCGCGGAACACCGCATCCCGCTGGAGGTGTGCCCGACGTCCAACATCGCGACGCGCGCCGTCGCGGACCTCTCGGAGCACCCGGTCAAGCAGATGGTCGACGCGGGCGTGCTCGTGACCATCAACAGCGACGACCCGCCGATGTTCGGCACCGACCTCAACAACGAGTACGCCGTAGCGGCCCGGCTCCTCGGCCTGGACGAACGCGGTCTGGCGGCGCTGGCGAAGAACGCCGTCGAAGCGTCGTTCCTCGACGCCGTGGGCAAGGCGCGGCTCCATGCCGAGATCGACGCGTACCTCGCCGCCTGGCTGGCGCCCTGA
- a CDS encoding glycerophosphodiester phosphodiesterase — MRTVTAVGHRGDPYRFRENTLASLRSAFASGADAVELDVRLTRDGVPVLLHDATLARLWGVDARVNEVTAADVARRTGGGVPSLADALDATSGRRVMIDLPSATSRTVRAVLGVVRDSGATSRVYYSAGADAMLAVRAQDPAAEIALTWTTLAPPRPALLDTVRPRWLNYRFGLLDSGLVASLHRDGYLVSAWTPDTRRSLRRLLAAGVDSVTSNRVGVACAERDRAGLTRPSSRSSDAPVRDAPAP; from the coding sequence ATGCGCACCGTCACCGCCGTGGGACATCGCGGCGATCCGTACCGTTTCCGTGAGAACACACTCGCCTCGCTGCGCTCCGCGTTCGCGAGCGGCGCCGACGCCGTGGAGCTGGACGTCCGGCTGACGCGCGACGGCGTGCCCGTGCTGCTGCACGACGCGACGCTCGCCCGGCTGTGGGGGGTCGACGCCCGGGTGAACGAGGTCACCGCCGCCGACGTCGCGCGCCGCACAGGGGGCGGCGTGCCCTCGCTCGCCGACGCCCTCGACGCGACGTCGGGGCGTCGCGTCATGATCGACCTCCCCTCCGCGACGTCGCGCACCGTACGCGCCGTCCTGGGCGTCGTACGCGACAGCGGCGCGACGTCGCGCGTGTACTACAGTGCCGGCGCCGACGCCATGCTCGCCGTCCGCGCGCAGGACCCCGCCGCGGAAATCGCGCTGACGTGGACGACGCTCGCCCCGCCGCGCCCGGCGCTCCTCGACACGGTCCGGCCCCGCTGGCTCAACTACCGCTTCGGCCTCCTCGACAGCGGCCTCGTCGCGTCGCTGCACCGCGACGGCTATCTCGTGTCCGCCTGGACGCCGGACACGCGGCGTTCGCTGCGTCGTCTCCTCGCCGCCGGTGTCGACTCCGTGACGAGCAACCGCGTCGGCGTCGCGTGCGCGGAACGGGACCGCGCGGGCCTCACACGCCCGTCGTCCCGCTCCAGCGACGCGCCAGTTCGGGACGCTCCCGCGCCGTGA
- a CDS encoding NADAR family protein codes for MDEELTRDYAALLDRARGTVLPVGDGAGDEIHAAGAGGAPLATRRVKFLHFWGHTSRGEGVDKACLSQWWPAPFTVGDATYATAEHWMMAHKARLFGDVAAENAVLTAPGPAQAKVAGRLVQGFDEATWERERFRIVVEGSVHKFCADPALSAFLLGTGDRVLVEASPLDLIWGIGLAADDPRASRPASWRGQNLLGFALMAARDILGGEG; via the coding sequence ATGGATGAGGAGTTGACCAGGGACTACGCTGCACTGCTCGACCGGGCACGCGGCACGGTGCTGCCCGTGGGGGACGGCGCAGGCGACGAAATCCACGCTGCTGGGGCGGGTGGCGCGCCCCTCGCGACGCGTCGCGTGAAGTTCCTCCACTTCTGGGGGCACACGTCGCGCGGCGAGGGCGTCGACAAAGCGTGTCTGAGCCAGTGGTGGCCGGCGCCGTTCACGGTAGGCGACGCGACGTACGCCACGGCGGAGCACTGGATGATGGCGCATAAGGCGCGGCTCTTCGGCGACGTCGCGGCGGAGAACGCCGTGTTGACGGCGCCGGGCCCGGCGCAGGCGAAGGTGGCCGGCCGCCTCGTCCAGGGCTTCGACGAGGCGACGTGGGAGCGGGAACGCTTCCGCATCGTCGTCGAAGGCAGCGTCCACAAGTTCTGCGCAGACCCGGCTCTCAGCGCCTTCCTCCTCGGCACCGGCGACCGCGTGCTGGTCGAGGCCAGCCCGCTCGACCTGATCTGGGGCATCGGCCTCGCCGCCGACGACCCCCGCGCCTCCCGCCCGGCAAGCTGGCGCGGCCAGAACCTCCTCGGCTTCGCGCTCATGGCGGCACGCGACATCTTGGGTGGGGAGGGGTAG
- a CDS encoding Lrp/AsnC family transcriptional regulator gives MVSRSSESRTGSGSSSIDAVSLAIIEQLQEDGRRPYAAIGKAVGLSEAAVRQRVQKLLDQGVMQIVAVTDPLTVGFRRQAMVGINIEGDLDPVADALAAMQEVEYVVLTAGSFDLLAEIVCEDDDHLLDVINRRIRTLPGVRSTESFVYLKLTKQTYMWGTR, from the coding sequence GTGGTCAGTCGCAGCTCAGAATCCAGGACCGGGAGCGGCAGCTCGTCGATCGATGCCGTCTCGCTGGCGATCATCGAACAACTCCAGGAGGACGGCAGACGTCCGTACGCCGCGATCGGCAAGGCCGTGGGCCTCTCCGAGGCGGCGGTGCGCCAGCGCGTGCAGAAGCTGCTCGACCAGGGCGTCATGCAGATCGTCGCGGTCACCGACCCGCTCACCGTGGGCTTCCGGCGGCAGGCGATGGTCGGGATCAACATCGAGGGCGACCTCGACCCCGTGGCCGACGCGCTCGCCGCGATGCAGGAGGTCGAGTACGTCGTCCTCACCGCCGGCTCCTTCGACCTGCTGGCCGAAATCGTGTGCGAGGACGACGACCACCTTCTCGATGTGATCAACAGACGGATCCGCACCCTCCCCGGAGTGCGTTCCACCGAGAGCTTCGTCTACCTGAA
- a CDS encoding polyamine ABC transporter substrate-binding protein: MPKPSIPRSLPADFAATSRTSRAACTSRTTRARRDVLPPRRDVLPPGRGVPTRRAVLRGGVAAAGTLGLGACGVPAAYVAPGDRTAADRSAREHELDFANWPLYIDTDDSGRRRPTLDAFTRRTGIRVHYTEEINDNDEFFGKVSPSLMNHQSTDRDLIVISDWMCARFVRLGWVQEMDRGRQPHVARHLDPSLRDPAFDPGRRYTVPWQSGITGIAYNARKLGRTLHHVSELWDDDLKGRVTLLSGMDEAFALLLQGDGVDITRWTTDDFHRMCDRLAPRVRAGHIRRFTGNDYIKDLASGDVLACQAYSGDVIQLQADNPDIRFLVPEEGAELWAESLMIPDRAPHKRNAERLIDYYYEPEVAAALAAWVNYVCPVPAARDVLAASKDKETAALAEDPLIFPDDATRRRLAIARDITARERPELARRWSGTTGV, translated from the coding sequence GTGCCGAAGCCATCGATACCCCGGTCCCTGCCCGCCGACTTCGCCGCGACGTCGCGTACGTCCCGGGCGGCGTGCACGTCGCGTACGACGCGTGCGCGACGCGACGTCCTCCCGCCGCGACGCGACGTCCTCCCGCCAGGACGCGGCGTTCCGACGCGACGTGCCGTCCTGCGCGGCGGCGTCGCGGCGGCGGGCACGCTGGGGCTCGGCGCCTGCGGCGTCCCCGCGGCATACGTCGCGCCGGGGGACCGTACGGCCGCGGACCGGTCCGCGCGCGAGCACGAACTCGACTTCGCCAACTGGCCGCTCTACATCGACACCGACGACAGCGGACGGCGCCGCCCCACGCTGGACGCCTTCACGCGACGTACCGGTATCCGTGTGCACTACACCGAGGAGATCAACGACAACGACGAGTTCTTCGGCAAGGTCAGCCCGTCGCTGATGAACCACCAGTCCACCGACCGGGACCTGATCGTCATCAGTGACTGGATGTGCGCGCGGTTCGTACGGCTCGGCTGGGTGCAGGAGATGGACCGCGGCCGGCAGCCGCACGTCGCGCGCCACCTCGATCCCTCGTTGCGCGACCCGGCGTTCGACCCCGGGCGGCGCTACACGGTGCCGTGGCAGTCGGGCATCACGGGAATCGCGTACAACGCGCGCAAGCTGGGCCGCACGCTGCACCACGTGTCCGAGCTGTGGGACGACGACCTCAAGGGGCGCGTCACGCTCCTGTCGGGGATGGACGAGGCGTTCGCGCTGCTGCTCCAGGGCGACGGCGTGGACATCACCCGCTGGACGACCGACGACTTCCACCGCATGTGCGACCGGCTCGCGCCGCGCGTGCGCGCCGGGCACATCCGCCGCTTCACCGGCAACGACTACATCAAGGACCTGGCCTCGGGCGACGTGCTCGCCTGCCAGGCGTACTCGGGCGACGTGATCCAGCTCCAGGCCGACAACCCCGATATTCGTTTCCTCGTACCGGAGGAGGGCGCGGAGTTGTGGGCCGAGTCGCTCATGATCCCCGACCGCGCCCCGCACAAGCGCAACGCCGAACGCCTCATCGACTACTACTACGAGCCCGAGGTCGCCGCGGCGCTCGCCGCGTGGGTCAACTACGTCTGCCCCGTGCCCGCCGCACGCGACGTCCTCGCGGCGTCGAAGGACAAGGAGACCGCCGCGCTCGCCGAGGACCCGCTCATCTTCCCCGACGACGCGACGCGGCGTCGCCTCGCCATCGCACGCGACATCACGGCGCGGGAGCGTCCCGAACTGGCGCGTCGCTGGAGCGGGACGACGGGCGTGTGA